In Biomphalaria glabrata chromosome 11, xgBioGlab47.1, whole genome shotgun sequence, the following proteins share a genomic window:
- the LOC106069524 gene encoding D-ribitol-5-phosphate cytidylyltransferase-like isoform X1, protein MDVSTSAVFSEIESGKITVDVILPAAGSSERMKLPVSKQFLQVQGKHIVAYTVDSFHRLPWIRHIVVTVDSAHIEFTQKLMSNYGFNRVIVCAGGSTRHRSIFSGVNALRKLPDYTESGLVIIHDSARPLVPADIILKVAEAAQLHGAAGVTRPLVSTVIKGDASHMLTESLDRRHYRNSEMPQAFRYNVIASAYEKCTQDDFDFGTECLLLALKYSKCPAFLVEGTEDLWKVTYQKDLFLLDSVLKAKNSIVSVWSVLKDNPVSLEEIWSELNSKLIQKTEGDGAANTFVILLDPLETLHLDDLTFRISNQLRSLPHSSVNLRPLLLLIFVSNEIVQERPGLEFDNSCLQDGEISQSSQLIHKHLVSSDVTISSQCSSLGVQFTAEKLDRSHCPDLTLDSHVSHVQFMHLCLNVLQQVKVKLKTKESVDFITTGVISKITSLAVNEMVELISLRSSCLDNQVLSYL, encoded by the exons ATGGATGTTTCAACAAGTGCA gttttctCAGAGATAGAATCTGGAAAGATTACAGTAGATGTTATTCTCCCTGCTGCTGGCTCCAGTGAGCGGATGAAGTTACCTGTTAGTAAACAGTTTCTTCAAGTTCAAGGGAAACACATTGTAGCTTATACTGTAGATTCATTTCACAG GTTACCATGGATACGGCATATTGTTGTCACAGTGGATTCAGCTCATATTGAATTCACTCAAAAATTAATGTCCAACTATGGTTTCAACAGAGTTATTGTTTGTGCAGGTGGCAGCACTAGGCATAGATCCATATTTTCTGGTGTGAATGCTCTCAGAAAGTTGCCAG attacACTGAGTCTGGCCTTGTTATTATCCATGACTCAGCAAGACCATTGGTACCAgctgatattattttaaaagttgctGAAGCAGCTCAACTCCATGGG GCTGCAGGAGTTACAAGACCTTTAGTTTCTACTGTCATTAAAGGTGATGCTAGTCATATGCTTACAGAGTCTCTGGACAGAAGACATTATAGAAATAGTGAGATGCCTCAGGCCTTCAGATATAATGTTATAGCTTCAGCTTATGAAAAG TGCACTCAGGATGATTTTGATTTTGGAACAGAATGTTTATTACTTGCTTTAAAATATTCCAAGTGTCCAGCATTTTTAGTTGAAGGAACAGAAGATCTATGGAAA GTAACTTAtcaaaaagatttgtttttgttggatTCAGTGCTTAAAG CTAAAAACTCTATTGTGTCTGTGTGGAGTGTTTTAAAAGATAATCCTGTATCACTGGAGGAGATATGGAGTGAATTAAACAGCAAGTTGATACAG AAGACAGAAGGAGATGGTGCTGCAAACACATTTGTAATTTTACTTGATCCATTAGAAACTTTGCATTTGGACGACTTAACTTTCAGGATATCAAATCAGCTCAGAAGTCTACCACATTCTTCTGTAAACCTGAGACCACTTTTGTTGTTGATATTTGTATCAAATGAAATTGTCCAAGAGAGACCTGGACTTGAATTTGACAACTCCTGTCTTCAAGATGGAGAGATTTCCCAATCTAGTCAGCTGATACACAAGCATTTAGTCAGTAGTGATGTGACTATTTCCTCACAGTGCAGTAGCCTTGGTGTTCAGTTCACAGCAGAGAAATTGGATAGGTCTCACTGCCCTGACCTAACACTTGATTCCCATGTCAGCCATGTACAGTTCATGCATCTCTGTTTAAATGTGCTCCAGCAAGTCAAAGTGAAGCTTAAGACTAAAGAGTCAGTGGATTTCATCACCACTGGTGTTATCAGTAAG ATTACCTCCCTTGCAGTGAATGAGATGGTGGAACTAATTTCCTTGCGTAGCTCTTGTTTGGATAATCAAGTTCTTTCATATTTGTAA
- the LOC106069524 gene encoding D-ribitol-5-phosphate cytidylyltransferase-like isoform X2, with protein MDVSTSAEIESGKITVDVILPAAGSSERMKLPVSKQFLQVQGKHIVAYTVDSFHRLPWIRHIVVTVDSAHIEFTQKLMSNYGFNRVIVCAGGSTRHRSIFSGVNALRKLPDYTESGLVIIHDSARPLVPADIILKVAEAAQLHGAAGVTRPLVSTVIKGDASHMLTESLDRRHYRNSEMPQAFRYNVIASAYEKCTQDDFDFGTECLLLALKYSKCPAFLVEGTEDLWKVTYQKDLFLLDSVLKAKNSIVSVWSVLKDNPVSLEEIWSELNSKLIQKTEGDGAANTFVILLDPLETLHLDDLTFRISNQLRSLPHSSVNLRPLLLLIFVSNEIVQERPGLEFDNSCLQDGEISQSSQLIHKHLVSSDVTISSQCSSLGVQFTAEKLDRSHCPDLTLDSHVSHVQFMHLCLNVLQQVKVKLKTKESVDFITTGVISKITSLAVNEMVELISLRSSCLDNQVLSYL; from the exons ATGGATGTTTCAACAAGTGCAG AGATAGAATCTGGAAAGATTACAGTAGATGTTATTCTCCCTGCTGCTGGCTCCAGTGAGCGGATGAAGTTACCTGTTAGTAAACAGTTTCTTCAAGTTCAAGGGAAACACATTGTAGCTTATACTGTAGATTCATTTCACAG GTTACCATGGATACGGCATATTGTTGTCACAGTGGATTCAGCTCATATTGAATTCACTCAAAAATTAATGTCCAACTATGGTTTCAACAGAGTTATTGTTTGTGCAGGTGGCAGCACTAGGCATAGATCCATATTTTCTGGTGTGAATGCTCTCAGAAAGTTGCCAG attacACTGAGTCTGGCCTTGTTATTATCCATGACTCAGCAAGACCATTGGTACCAgctgatattattttaaaagttgctGAAGCAGCTCAACTCCATGGG GCTGCAGGAGTTACAAGACCTTTAGTTTCTACTGTCATTAAAGGTGATGCTAGTCATATGCTTACAGAGTCTCTGGACAGAAGACATTATAGAAATAGTGAGATGCCTCAGGCCTTCAGATATAATGTTATAGCTTCAGCTTATGAAAAG TGCACTCAGGATGATTTTGATTTTGGAACAGAATGTTTATTACTTGCTTTAAAATATTCCAAGTGTCCAGCATTTTTAGTTGAAGGAACAGAAGATCTATGGAAA GTAACTTAtcaaaaagatttgtttttgttggatTCAGTGCTTAAAG CTAAAAACTCTATTGTGTCTGTGTGGAGTGTTTTAAAAGATAATCCTGTATCACTGGAGGAGATATGGAGTGAATTAAACAGCAAGTTGATACAG AAGACAGAAGGAGATGGTGCTGCAAACACATTTGTAATTTTACTTGATCCATTAGAAACTTTGCATTTGGACGACTTAACTTTCAGGATATCAAATCAGCTCAGAAGTCTACCACATTCTTCTGTAAACCTGAGACCACTTTTGTTGTTGATATTTGTATCAAATGAAATTGTCCAAGAGAGACCTGGACTTGAATTTGACAACTCCTGTCTTCAAGATGGAGAGATTTCCCAATCTAGTCAGCTGATACACAAGCATTTAGTCAGTAGTGATGTGACTATTTCCTCACAGTGCAGTAGCCTTGGTGTTCAGTTCACAGCAGAGAAATTGGATAGGTCTCACTGCCCTGACCTAACACTTGATTCCCATGTCAGCCATGTACAGTTCATGCATCTCTGTTTAAATGTGCTCCAGCAAGTCAAAGTGAAGCTTAAGACTAAAGAGTCAGTGGATTTCATCACCACTGGTGTTATCAGTAAG ATTACCTCCCTTGCAGTGAATGAGATGGTGGAACTAATTTCCTTGCGTAGCTCTTGTTTGGATAATCAAGTTCTTTCATATTTGTAA
- the LOC106069524 gene encoding D-ribitol-5-phosphate cytidylyltransferase-like isoform X3: MDVSTSAVFSEIESGKITVDVILPAAGSSERMKLPVSKQFLQVQGKHIVAYTVDSFHRLPWIRHIVVTVDSAHIEFTQKLMSNYGFNRVIVCAGGSTRHRSIFSGVNALRKLPDYTESGLVIIHDSARPLVPADIILKVAEAAQLHGAAGVTRPLVSTVIKGDASHMLTESLDRRHYRNSEMPQAFRYNVIASAYEKCTQDDFDFGTECLLLALKYSKCPAFLVEGTEDLWKVTYQKDLFLLDSVLKAKNSIVSVWSVLKDNPVSLEEIWSELNSKLIQKTEGDGAANTFVILLDPLETLHLDDLTFRISNQLRSLPHSSVNLRPLLLLIFVSNEIVQERPGLEFDNSCLQDGEISQSSQLIHKHLVSSDVTISSQCSSLGVQFTAEKLDRSHCPDLTLDSHVSHVQFMHLCLNVLQQVKVKLKTKESVDFITTGVINYLPCSE; encoded by the exons ATGGATGTTTCAACAAGTGCA gttttctCAGAGATAGAATCTGGAAAGATTACAGTAGATGTTATTCTCCCTGCTGCTGGCTCCAGTGAGCGGATGAAGTTACCTGTTAGTAAACAGTTTCTTCAAGTTCAAGGGAAACACATTGTAGCTTATACTGTAGATTCATTTCACAG GTTACCATGGATACGGCATATTGTTGTCACAGTGGATTCAGCTCATATTGAATTCACTCAAAAATTAATGTCCAACTATGGTTTCAACAGAGTTATTGTTTGTGCAGGTGGCAGCACTAGGCATAGATCCATATTTTCTGGTGTGAATGCTCTCAGAAAGTTGCCAG attacACTGAGTCTGGCCTTGTTATTATCCATGACTCAGCAAGACCATTGGTACCAgctgatattattttaaaagttgctGAAGCAGCTCAACTCCATGGG GCTGCAGGAGTTACAAGACCTTTAGTTTCTACTGTCATTAAAGGTGATGCTAGTCATATGCTTACAGAGTCTCTGGACAGAAGACATTATAGAAATAGTGAGATGCCTCAGGCCTTCAGATATAATGTTATAGCTTCAGCTTATGAAAAG TGCACTCAGGATGATTTTGATTTTGGAACAGAATGTTTATTACTTGCTTTAAAATATTCCAAGTGTCCAGCATTTTTAGTTGAAGGAACAGAAGATCTATGGAAA GTAACTTAtcaaaaagatttgtttttgttggatTCAGTGCTTAAAG CTAAAAACTCTATTGTGTCTGTGTGGAGTGTTTTAAAAGATAATCCTGTATCACTGGAGGAGATATGGAGTGAATTAAACAGCAAGTTGATACAG AAGACAGAAGGAGATGGTGCTGCAAACACATTTGTAATTTTACTTGATCCATTAGAAACTTTGCATTTGGACGACTTAACTTTCAGGATATCAAATCAGCTCAGAAGTCTACCACATTCTTCTGTAAACCTGAGACCACTTTTGTTGTTGATATTTGTATCAAATGAAATTGTCCAAGAGAGACCTGGACTTGAATTTGACAACTCCTGTCTTCAAGATGGAGAGATTTCCCAATCTAGTCAGCTGATACACAAGCATTTAGTCAGTAGTGATGTGACTATTTCCTCACAGTGCAGTAGCCTTGGTGTTCAGTTCACAGCAGAGAAATTGGATAGGTCTCACTGCCCTGACCTAACACTTGATTCCCATGTCAGCCATGTACAGTTCATGCATCTCTGTTTAAATGTGCTCCAGCAAGTCAAAGTGAAGCTTAAGACTAAAGAGTCAGTGGATTTCATCACCACTGGTGTTATCA ATTACCTCCCTTGCAGTGAATGA